AtctatagaaaaagaaagtagattaatagttgccaggggctggggtcaaGGGAATGGAGATTAACTGCTGACTCTGGCCATGGCGTTTCTTTTTGTGTTGAAATCGATTGTAGTGGCttttgcacaactctgaatatgctaaaaaccacagaatacCTAAGATGGTGGCTTTTTTCTTAGTAAaccggtttaaaaaaaaaaaaagatagccttgaaaatcctctgttttatacATGTGAAAATCAGTCTTCACAAATTTCAATACTTCTACTACTAGTAATAGCACTACTTGTAATATACCTCATAGTAGAATGTTTCACAACATCTTGACTAATAACCACTACAGCAGGTAGTGGCCAGCTGTTGGATAGCTTAAACAGGGAAGTGATAGGATCCTATTGATATTTTAGATAGATCACTTTGGTGGTGGTATAGAAGGTAGACCTGAGGAGCCTAGTTCAGGTGTAAGATAATGGGGCCTCTATCAGGTAGTGGGGATAGTACAGAGGGGACATATTATTAGAGAATCAGATATAAAAATCAGTAGAATTTGATGATTAAAAGATTATATAATAACTTACAATGGAGTATAAGCTACAAAAatgctgaatcactgtgctgtacacctgaaaataatataatatcgtgaatcaactatacttccataaaaattaattaattaaaaaaaaggctAGATGCATTAGTTCTTAGCCTTTGTTGCCCATTAAAATCATTTGAGAACCTTTTAAACAATACCAGTGCCTGGGCCCCACTCTAGAATTTGTAGAAATCAGAATTTTGGGGGTAGATTCTGGGCACTCATATTTTAGAATTGTATCTCATGATTCTGATGTGCAGCCAGTGTTGAGAACCACTAACTCAAgttgtggagaagagggaagaatCAAGGATAAGTGAATACCAGGCTGCCAACTTAGGTTACTAGTAGATAGAGGTGGCCTTTAATGTCTGTTCCATGGTAACtactcaaatatttcttgaattaaatgaaaattcatGACTTTGAACTGGAACCAAAATCAATGCCtcatttaatttctaattattcTAAATTTGGATGAATTGACCCCAGTTCAAGATATTATTAACTGGAACCCAACCAAAATAACCTCTATCACAAATGAagttaaatcaaaatggattttTTGATATGCTTTGaggaaaagaatgataaaaatcaCCTGTGTTGATGGCGATATTGTGAATCAAAATGCCAATggagataattttatttatagtataTTATACAAATTAGTGTTTCTACTGAGTGGCGTTGCCAGAGATTTGGGGTCCTGATACCTGGAAATAGGcagatattcagtaaatatttgttgaattgtaATGTGAAATATCTTTATTCTATGTTATAATATTTATCATACAATTATTATATTAATGGAGAAATGAGAGACAGCTTGTTTGTATTTCAGCTCCAGTTCCACCCACTCTGCCTACACTCTACCTGTACACACCCTACCTTTACATTCTCACTGCTTCTGCTCAAGTTTAGGTGGGATTCTTATTTCCAAATGATAAGAATACAGCTTAAACTATCTTGAATACTAAATGGGATTTTTTGGTGCCTGCAGGTGGAAAGGATGCTGAGATAACATAAGGAATTGAAGGAAGGTCTGCAGGAACCTAGCCTTGGGGATTACAGAACACGGATATCACTCCACTAGAACCCACTCTCATCTCTGCTTggtttcattctattttattgcAGTCAGGCCTTTGTCAAAAGATCAAAATGGTTGTCTGCAACCGCACAGCCTTATGTTCTGGTACCATGACCTGAAGAGGCAAGATCATTTCTACCCCTGCTCTAAATTGAGAGATTCATTTGGCTCAATCACTGTGCCCAGAGAAAGGAGGTACTTTCTAAGAAAGTAGAAAGTATATGTTGGTTTGGAGCTCATACCAACCCCCATGGGCAGGCAGGGGAAAGTTTGTTCTGGGACCAGATCATCAGCTATCACTGTCCTATCCAAGGCTCCGTTGCCCCAGCCCTTTGATGATTTCCCACTTCAGTTTAGCTGTTTACTGTTCTCAGAACAGCAATGGCAATTAAGATTTGAAAATGTATGGAAAAGCACAAAGTAGTATACAGTTTCAGAGTAGTATTATTGAATATGAGCTGTTTGGTTGAAAATGGGCTACAAAACTAAAATAACACcttcatttaacaaaatttacTTAGTACTTCATATGGACAAGGCATTGTACAGTTATAGTATATCAAACCAAGCCTGGTTATAAGGCACTGTGAAATTATGTAAGATTTCATCAGAGAActaattaattttattctcttattttattattttatttttatatatatatttttttatctgtTATTTTGTTACTTCCCCACCATGGAACTGCATATTTATAGAATCTCATTATTGATAGAGAATTTGAGTGACATGGAATTTTTAACAGTAGCTTTTCtgaaatttgatattttcaaaggGAATATTTTTATACTTATGAAGAGCTTATTCTCATTACTGTCTTTTGATGACCCTTTTTGAAAGCTTATTCAGTGATTAAAAATCACTCAAAATGTGATCTGTAGTTGAGAAGCTTTTTCTAGTTATCTACCGGATTcaaatttattactttttctgtCATTATAGTCTATTGCATCTGCAGACATGGATTTCAACCAGCTGGAGGCATTCCTGACTGCTCAAACCAAAAAGCAAGGTGGGATCGCATCTGACCAAGCTGCTGTCATTTCCAAATTCTGGAAGAGCCATAAGACAAAAATCCGAGAGAGCCTCATGAACCAAAGTCGCTGGGACAGTGGGCTTCGGGGCTTGAGCTGGAGAGTTGATGGCAAATCGCAGTCAAGGCACTCAGCTCAGATACACACTCCTGTTGCCATAGTGGAGCTGGAAATAGGGAAAAGTGGACAGGTGAGTTCAACTTCAGTCAATTTCCCTTTGTCAACTATATTTTCCATTGCATATTAGTCATACATTCAAATTGAGTTTATGTAACACTCTTTGTTTGCGGAGATAATAGCAGTAGACTCTGTTTCTTAGAATCCCTTTTCCAAGATAGAATCATCTGAAATTTTGGATATTCCCAACTGTGGATAGTCTGAAAACCAGCCTCTGGCAGCTATCTCAGAAGAACAAAATGGGTCAGTAATTGTTGATTGCACAGAAGTTGGCCACTGCTCCACTTAGGTTAGAGCTCAGAGTTCTTGGCGTTTGGCCAGAATCTCCAATGCAATGATAAGGATGCTAAGTAAAGACCAGGAATTGAgattaaacaaaacagaacaaaaactatCTCACAAAACTCATCTTTATAGGCAGGCATAGGAAGCAGTGTATTTTAATTACAGTATTGTTCCTAAATACCCTAAGTATACTACTTCTGTCCTTGAGCCTCcagataatttttaattgatCTTGATTGTTTACAAAACAGTATTGCTTTCCTTGCAGTTTCCAGTGTCACTATAGCAGACAtctacatgttttttttttaagtcattcagTTTGTACTCAAGATGACTGCCAGATCAGGCTTTTAATGACCAAGTTAtgtcttttggggaaaaaaagcagcaacttgTATTTAGGAAGAGAAAACCCAGATCACTGACTTAGTTAACCAGatttatttttagataaataaTCAAATAAGGGCTTCTATTACATCCTATAATAGAAATTTATATCTTTTCTTCTAATGATGAGAACATTTGTTTAGCTGACAAGTTCCCTCACATATTCCCTTTTGGACTTTCTTGGGTATTTTCAGTATTTGTGGTTCTGTAAtgcctttaattttaatttaaaagataattctttttaaaaaaattgtttttcaaaatatattttggggaccttttattcagttattttgCAGTAGTGCTAATTGCCTTTATTGACTTTGGTTTGTCTGATCCTAAAGTCCATTTTctgaatggtttttttttttcagggtgggGAGtaaatcaggtttatttatttatttatttttggagaaggtacttgggattgaacccaggacctcatgcatgctaagcatgcactctaccacttgagctataccctctcccttatTTTCTTAACCATTGTGTTATAACAACTTTCCTCCTGTTGTTCCTAGTCCAAACATCTGACAGATTAGAAAGGTGCAGAAAGTGTAACTGATTATCTAAGTTTCACCAGCCATTTGTATaggctatttattttttattctgtcggtagtgattatttcattttgtcttgAAGTATTTATCATTTGGGCAGGAATATGAAAACGTACATGTCTACTTTGACTTTCCTAGAAAGCAATCATAGTATTTCTTTAACTTGATGTTTTCCTAATATTTCTTAAACTGGGGTTTATAATGTGCCTTTTGATTTTAGTAACCTATATACCATCTGAATCTATTGGGTATTGCTACAGcagtttttaaatctatttttaagttCCTAtggtttttcttccattttgttaGCTACagtgacaaaaatatttttttttactgaatgaTTTTTGCCAATCAGTAAATCTAAACACTCTACAAATGATCAGAGATAATATGAAACAAATGGACATTGCTGTCTTTCTTGAAGATTTACCTATCTCAATAGAATTAGTAGGTCTTAGAAGTCAGAGTCCTTAAGCACTCATCTAAGGTGAATTACATAGATGAGGTAGGATATCCCCATTTTCTAAAGAAGGTATATGAGACAGATTAGTGACTTGCTTCAGACGTAGCTGTTAAGTGGTAAAGTGAAAACTAAAATGGGGATCACCAAACTGATTTTTTCCAAAAACCATTGATACCAACAATTAGGAACTTTTATTAGCTTTTCACAATAGTCTGTGCCAAGAAAACATGTCGGTTATACAATGAGGTAATTGAGAGCATAGGTAGGAATATCACTCAGtaataggaaggaaaaaatttGTGATACACACAAGATAGTtgaatctcaaaatcatttcctaagtgaaataagccagatgaaaacttttttttagtgtAATATATGATTCTACTCATATAAAATCCTACAAAATGCAAAGTAATCTATAGTGACAAAAAGCAGATGCCTTGGGATAAGAGTAGAGGGAGGTTAGATTAGATTAGAGGGATGCATGAAAATTTTTAAGTGTGGTAAAAATGTTATGTTCATTTTAGCAATGGTTTCAtggtatacatatgtcaaaacttataAAATTGTATACTTTAGGTATGCAGTTTATTGTGCATTGTTTATACTCCAAAGTTGTAAAGAAAATGGTTGACATGAAAATGATTGAAAATGTCATTTAACCTGCAAAATCCTTTTAATGCAAATATACTCTTAAGTCAATAaaagttataaagaaaaaagtaaactatAGTAGAACCTGGCTGACAGTAAAATATACAACCCAAATCCTACAGGAAATGTTTTTGTGAGACCTGGATCCTTGGTTAGTACTTCTGTCAGTTTCTAGATGAATGTTATTTATGAGATAGTCCACTAAACCAAACCAGTTTTTAGAACACATGTAGGCAACTCAGTCAAAGTTGTTTTCACACTGCTGACACTAGATGAGCTTGTGAGAGAATTCATGATCCTAGGATATCAAGAGGTTGCTTCCAAGAAGAATGACCAAGTTTTTTTGAACtctggtgtgtgtttgtgtgtgtgtgtgtgtgtgttcatgtaccCCAAGCAACTAAATTACTGTCtttaaattatgcattttaaatcagtggttctcagtcatGGCTGCACATAAAAACTCACCTGTGGAGCTTTAAAAATTGTCATACTCAGGCATACATCAGACCAATTAAATAAGAACCTGTGGGGATGGGACCTGGGCATCAGTAATCTTTAAAACTGGTGATTTCAATATTCAACCAAGGTTGAGAACCTATGTGATAAATACTCTGATTTGAAATGTTAATAGAGCTTAGTATcaaaattttacagtgagaatTCAATATATGTTGGCACGTTACTTCTGCTTGCCATTATTTGTTAAGTGCTTGGGGACCGTTTATTCAAGCACTGGATGTGGTCGggggtatttttttgttttcccctccCTTTTTGAATTTCTCTCTATTGCTCAGTTTGTCTGCGTTAGTCCTTTCTTTGGTGCAAAAAGTGCATTTGACAATTGGGAGCCAAGTGCatacattaactttttttttttattaaccacAATATATAATGCCTTTAGGATATGATGATGCCAAAGTAGTAGAGAAGTAACTAAGGCAGATACATTTATGGAACTATGCAGAGCTAGAGGAAATAACTATGCACTAGTGACCTAATTACCTGTCTTATAGAATGGTTCttttcaacagaaataaaatatttgcaagaatAAAACATGAGTTCAGTTGTAAAAGTACACAGAAACTTTGAGGCAAACATTTCATGTCCAAAGAGAAGAACGTCAGTGCTTTGCTTATATAGTTGAGATCCTTTCATATTTGGTCCTAAATCACTGAGGGGCCTAAGCCTTGAGGACTATTAAAATCTAGCATGTATCTTTAGGtaagtttttattgttttgcttACTTCATTAACATCATTGTTGTGTTTTCCCTTCTTGGAAATTGAATAGAAATTGTAATGGagtgtgtccttttttaaaacagtaacttTTGGGGAAATAATTTATATGTTTCATGGAGTCTcgaatgtgggtttttttttttttttgagactgaattttgacattttataaaGATGTGTTGGGTTTTCTTTTGTGACTTCTTGTTTTCAAGACCAGTAAGTCGTTTTGAGAGGAAACATTTAGCCACAGCTTCCGTTCTGGACCATTTAGTAAtaaattatttctcctttcttttactCAATTGTTCTTTTATAAGCATTTAGAGATAATGCCTTGCCTATAGAGATCCTGAAATATCAAACTCAGTTTCTTTattgcccttttaaaaaaaatggctaaTGGAGGatgtcaagatggtggagtggtaggGCCACAAGCTCTTTCCTTGCTACTACAGTGAAACCAGAACTGAATGTTAAACAACCATCGAAAAAAAGActagaacctagcaaaaaagatcttctgcaattGGAAGCATAAACACAGCAGGATGGCAGGACGGGTGTGCTCGccatataattgggccccataccccccacAAGCTGAATAAtagttaagttgcagaggccctcccac
The sequence above is a segment of the Camelus bactrianus isolate YW-2024 breed Bactrian camel chromosome 15, ASM4877302v1, whole genome shotgun sequence genome. Coding sequences within it:
- the COMMD1 gene encoding COMM domain-containing protein 1 isoform X1; amino-acid sequence: MAGDLESSKALSGLLSGLAQDAFHGHPGITEELLRSQLYPEVPPEEFRPFLAKMRGILKSIASADMDFNQLEAFLTAQTKKQGGIASDQAAVISKFWKSHKTKIRESLMNQSRWDSGLRGLSWRVDGKSQSRHSAQIHTPVAIVELEIGKSGQESEFLCLEFDEVKVNQVLKKLSEVEECISTLMQPA
- the COMMD1 gene encoding COMM domain-containing protein 1 isoform X2; this encodes MAGDLESSKALSGLLSGLAQDAFHGHPGITEELLRSQLYPEVPPEEFRPFLAKMRGILKSIASADMDFNQLEAFLTAQTKKQGGIASDQAAVISKFWKSHKTKIRESLMNQSRWDSGLRGLSWRVDGKSQSRHSAQIHTPVAIVELEIGKSGQVSKSPVRMYCSYPTLHIGKLGHGKVM